The DNA segment ACGTCCTCCAGCGCTACCTCCTCATCGGGAGGCACATGTCGGTTGCCGTCTTCGAGGCGCCGGACGAGCGCTCCATCTTAAAGATCACCGCGCCGTTCAGTTCGTACGGCGTTGCCCACGTCGTGCCGGCAATGACGCTCGAAGAAGCGATCAAGACGGTCTGATCCCGGGCCCTGCCCGGCACCGGAACCCCTCTCTTTTCCCGCCCTGTTCGAGTTCGCCTCCTTCCTAACCCTGCCGCGAGGCCGGGCGTGGTGAACCCCCTCGCGGCGGTGAGACCATGCGTAATTTCATAGTCCTGGAGACCGGAAACTCTATGAGCACTTATAGGATGATAGACTTCCCTGTCAGGAAGTGCTCCGGCCCCTATCCGGTCCCCAATACGATAACAATACCCGGCTGTGTGAAACGAATGTTGCAAATGATTACGTGGCTCGACAAAAACTTCAGCTCGCTCCAGCCGACGCGGGCGATCATCATGAGAGCGCTGCGCCACCTGCGCCCTGCGGATCGAAAAAAACTCTTCTCGGAGGACATCCCCGAGATGCGGACCGCCGAAGGGCGGTGGTTCGAGGCGATCGTCTACGAGATGATCCTCGATCTCTCTCTGCAGACCGATCTGGTCCTCTCCGTCGTGGCCAGGGGTGCCGACGGGCCCGCCAAAGTCCGGCGCGCGCAACTCGGTCAGAACGGGCTCTTCTACTCGAACATCGGAGACGTCAAGGTCCGGGGGAACGGCCAGGACCTCGCCGAAGTCGATCTCGTGCTCGTCGACCATACCGGGGCGCTGACGTTTGGGGAGATCATCACGTCTCCTGCCGACTTAAAAGAGTTCGAGGCGGAGATCCGCTACAAGAAGCAACTCTTCGGCTATCTCTACGGGCAGCCGACCGTGCCGTTTCTCCTCATCTCCTCGGTCGATATCTCCCGGACGGCCGTCGTCCGCCGCCTCCTCAAGGAACCGGACAACATCCTCCTCACCACGCCCACCTGCGAGGATTTGAAGGCCCTTATCCGGCAGCGGGACCTGAAGCGGAGCCCTACCCGCCGGGTCAAGCACGAAAAACTGGTATCCATCAAGGACATCCCGCCCCGCCGTCCGTTCGACTACAAGAAACTGCACGACGAGCGGCTGCAGAGCATCATCTCCACCGTCACCTCGAAGAAAGGCGTCGGGGAACTCGGCACCCCGGACGAAATCCCGCCGATCGTGAAGAAAGTCCTCTTCGGGGGGCTCTACCCCTCCGCCGTCCGGATGCTCGATGCCCGATACCCCATTCGCATCAAAGGGAAGACCTACGACCCGGATACGATCCAGAAACAGTTCTCGAAGGTCATTCTCGCCGTGAACATCCCGGATTACCGGCCGATCATCTATCTCCGGACCCGGAACAAGAAGGAGTACCTCAAGATGGTGCCGAACAAGACGGGCGGGTTCAAGTTCGAGAGCCGGCGGACGCCCCATATGGCAGGCTTCTTCCTCTGGCTCGAATCCGTTCAGCCGTCGCTCGGGGCCGAACTGACGCGGGAACTCCTCGACGCGTTCCCCGCGGTCCACGTCCTGGAATCGGTCGCGGAAAGGAAACCGTAAGGTACGTATGCGCGCCGGTCGTATGTGGGCGCATGGACTCGGACGGCGGTGATCCTGAATGGACCTGATAACGGAGATCGCCGGGTTTGTGGGGTTGACCCTGGTCGCGGTCGCGTCGATTACCGCGGTGATGAATCCGGCCTCCACGACCGCGGTCTTTACGGCGCTCACCGAGGGGATGACCCCGGACGAGCGCCGTCAGGTCATCCTTACGACGGTTAGAATATCTTTCATCGTGCTCGCCTTCTTTGCGCTGACCGGGCAACTGGTCTTCTCGATCTTCAACATAACCGTCCCGGCGTTCCAGATAGCGGGAGGCATCCTGCTCGTCACCGTGGCTACCGGGATGCTCGGTTCACGCGGCGAGTCCTATCAGGCCGGTGACCTGGAGAATATCGCCATCGTTCCGCTGGCCTTTCCGCTCTCCTGCGGGCCGGGGACGATCACGGCGGTGATTCTGCTCACGTCCGCCGGTGCATCGAGCCTGATCGCCGTCTTCCTCGGGATCGCCGTGGCTCTCGTCATCTCGTACGTCGGAATGCTTTACGGTCCCCGCATATTCGCCTTTATCGGGGAAGGAGGCCTCAGGGTCGTCCCGAAACTGATGGCGGTCATCGTTCTTGCGATAGCCATCCAGTTCATCATCAGCGGGATCGCGGAGGCGATGCCCCAGCTGCTCTCGAACGTCGACTTCGGCGGGGATGCGGGTACGGAATGACGGATGTTCAGATCGCTCTCATCCAGGCACTCCAGACCCACGCGACGTGGCTCGAAGCGCCGATGCTCTTCTTCTCGGCCCTCGGGGAACCGGAGTTCTACCTGCTCGTCATCCTGATCCTCTACTGGTGCTGGGACACGCGTCTCGGCCTCCGTCTGGCCCTCCTGATGGGAATTACCGGCGGGCTCAACGAGGCCCTCAAAGTCGCGTTCCACCTCCCCCGCCCCTACTGGGTCAGTCCGGAGGTCAGGGCGTTTGGAAGTCACCCGTCGTTCGGGCTGCCGTCGGCGCACGCTCAGGGGTCGGCGTCGTTCTGGGGGCTGCTCGCCGCCGACGCCCGGCGCAGGTGGGTCTGGGCGTTCGCGGCAGGAACGGTCTTTCTCATCGGCGGATCGAGGGTGTTTCTCGGTGTTCATTTCCCGATCGATGTCCTCGTGGGCTGGACGATCGGCGCAGCCGTCCTCCTCGCGTTCCTCGCTCTCGAGGGACCGGTGGGCCGCCGGGTCGCCGCCCTCCCGCTCTCAGGGAAGGTGCTTGCCGCATTCGCCGGCTCCCTCGCCCTGGCCATAGCCTCGTTTGCCGCTCTCGCGGCCCTCGGGGACTGGGAGGTTCCCGCCTCCTGGGCGGCGGGGGCGCTCGAGCGGTCCGGGGAGCCGATCAACCCGCTCCTTCTCCTGGACGCGGTCACGGCGTCGGGGCTCTTCTTCGGGTTTGCGGCAGGTGCGGCGGCAGACCGCCATCCGGGGAGCATGTGCGCGAGAGGGAAGGGATCGGTCCGCCTGTTCCGCTACGCCTTCGGGATCCTGATAATCGGGGCGATCTGGTACGGGCTCGGGCTCTTCGTCCCGCAGGACGCCGTTCCCGCTGCCTACCTCTTCCAGTACCTCCGGGCCGCCGTTGCCGGGGCCTGGGTCTCGTTCGGTGCCCCGGCGTTCTTCGCCCGGTACGGCCCGGGCACGTAACGCCGGGTATATATCCCCTCCGGACGAGAATTCCGTATGGATTCGACGGAAGGCGGTCTTCACGGTGCTCGAAGGGATGATCCTCTGCGTCGTGGCGATCCTGTTTGCCGTGCTTGCGGCCCACGCCCTGAACGCTCCCCCCGGCCATCCGGCGGGCTTCGTCTACTCCGCGCTCGAGGAGACCGGGGGATGCCTGATGGTCTCCGGCGAGGTCTACGGTTACGCGCTCACCGGCGGAACCGTCGACGGCGTCGCCCTCGTCTGCGACCGGCCCGATCCGTCACGGATGGGGGCGGTCACCTGCAGCGTCCGCCTCTTCGTCGGCGATATGGGGAGCGTCGATATCGGCCGCGCCGCGCTCGAGGTCGCCACCGCTGAAGGCACCGAGCGTCTCGCAAGGACTGCCGGAGCACCCGTATCGCCCGGGAACTGGACGATCGCCCGGACGGGACACACGATCCCGTTTCTGCAGGCGGACGACGACACGCTCCTCGAGCCCGGAGAACAGTTCGACCTGGTCATCTATCCATCCCGGCCGCTTGCGCCCGGCGAGAGGTTCCTGATCCGGATCGCCCCGCCCCAGATCACGCCGGTGACGGATCTCGGGTAAAAACCATCCTTCAGCAGGCTTTTATAGCCGAAAGCCGACTCACTCCTATGCTTGCAGAGGGGATCACTCTCGGCTGGATGCTGATCGTGCTCGGAGCGGTGCTGCTCCTGGTGGAGGTCTACCAGCCCGGGTTCTTCATCGCCGTCCCCGCGACGGTCATGATCATCCTCGGGGTTCTCCTCCTCCTCGGTGTCGACATCCTCTCGTCCCCCTGGGGTCTCGTCGTCGGGGTCCTCGCGGCAATCGTGGCGGCCTCGGTCACCGTGTGGCTCTACGGCCGCCTCACGCCCGGTCAGGAACCGCCGACGACCCTCTCCCGCGACTCGCTCGTCGGTCTCGAGGGAACGGTGGTCGTCCCGGTCGATCCGGAGACGCTCGTGGGGAAGGTACGGCTCGGGAGCATGGAGTGGAGCGCCCGTTCCGAGTCGGGAGAGATCCCGGTCGGGAGAAAAGTTATCGTCGTTCGCTCCGAAGGGGTGCACGTCGTTGTGAAGGAGGTAGTTTAAGATGCTTTTTACTGGAGAGGGCCCGTTGACCGGGCTCATCACGGTCTTTCTTATCATCGTCATCATCATCATCTTCGCCCGTGGCGTGGTGATCGTACAGCCCTACGAACAGGGACTTCAGATCCGCCTGGGACGCTACATCGGGAGGATGAACCCCGGCTTTCGGTGGGTCGTCCCGCTGATTACGGTAGTCAAGAAACTCGACCTCCGGACAGAGGTGATGGACGTCCCGCGGCAGGAGGTGATCACGAAGGACAACTCCCCGACGAACGTCGACGCGATCGTCTATGTCCGAATAATCGATCCCGAGAAGGCCTACTTCGAGGTGATGAACTACCGGTCGGCGACGGTGGCGCTGGCGCAGACGAGCCTGCGCGGGATCATCGGCGACATGGAACTCGACGAGGTCCTCTACAACCGGGACGTCATCAACGCCCGCCTCAGGGATATTCTGGACCGTGAGACCGATGCCTGGGGCGTCAAAGTCGAGCGAGTGGAGATCAAGGAGGTCGACCCGGTGGGTGCGGTCAAGCAGGCGATGACCGAGCAGACCGCGGCCGAGCGTGAGCGGCGTGCGGCGATCCTCCGTGCGGACGGCGAGAAGCGGGCGGCGATCCTCAAGGCGGAGGGGAGCCGGCAGAGCATCATCCTGGAGGCCGAGGGCGAGCGGCAGAGCAAGATCCTGCGGGCCGAGGGTGAACGGCTATCGAAGATCCTGCAGGCGCAGGGCGAGGCGCAGGGGCTGCGCATCCTCTCGGTCGGCGCCCGGCCGCTTGATAAGCGGGCGATCACGGTCCTCTCCCTCGACGCCTTGAAGAAGATGGCCGAGGGCCAGGCGACGAAGATCATATTCCCCTTCGAGCTCTCGAGCATTGTGAAGCAGGCCGCGGAGTACCTCGGCGCCACGACCGAGGCACCCGAAGTTCCGGAAGGAGGAGAACTGCCCCCGGAGGATATCCTCGGGGAGATCCCGGGACGGGATGTGGTCAGAACCGCTGAGGAGGCGGTAAAGAGCATCGATACCGACATCGGCGTGGAGATGCAGAAGAAGTCACGGGACCTGATCGGGAAGGGAGAGGACGAGGGGCTATAAGGCCCGGTCCCCCCCCTCTTTTATTCATCGAACCCGAATTCCACTTGACCCTGCCGAACCTGAAGCGGGAGTAATTTCTGTAATTCCAGCGTTTAAAGGGTGCAATGGCAGGCTTCCCCCGGCTGAGACTCCGGCACCACCGCTATTGTCTCACGCGAAGAACGACTGCCGATACAGCCGGGTTTTGAGAAAAACGAAGTTCTTCGAGACCGCGAAGGAGGTTATAGGTTTGCCGAAAAATACCGCCTTCGCGAAGGGGCGGCCCTTTGGGTCGGAGTTCAGGCCCCGGGGGTAAACCTCTACGCGTGGGAGAATTGAGATCGCTGCACCGCCTGGTGCAGTGAGTCTTACCCCATCGTCAGCACGAACCGCAGCGCCGCAACGATCATCGGCATCGTGATGAGGAGGATCAGCATCACCGTCACAAAGCCGCTGATCGAGGCGACGACCCGCTGCGCGTACTGCGACCAGCCCCGGCGCTCGAAGAACCGTTCCACGCCTTCCTTCATCATGTAACCGCCGTCGAGCGGGACGATCGGTATCGCGTTGAACATCCCGACCAGCAGGTTGAACCACCCGGTCCAGAAGAGGAGGTGAACCGTGCCCCAGAAGAGGGGGAACGGCTCCTCCCAGGCTATCTGCTCGGGGGTATCGGTGAGCAGGATCCCGAGCTGCTGGGTGTTGCCCTGGATGAATGCGTCGATCGGGGCTATCGTCAGGTAGAGGGGCGCAAGAAGCCCGAGATCTGCGATATTCCCGATATGTTCCTTCACCGCGGGAGCACTGTAGTAGTAGACCCCCATGAACCCGGAATCCCGGTCGCCGTTGAGCGCCTCCGGCCACTCGGAGAGGGTGAGCGTGTAGGTGCTCTCGACTCCGTCTTTTGCGGCAGTCAGCGTGACCGTCTCACCCGGCCGCGTCCCGTCCATGATCGCTGCAATCTCTTCCTGGCTTGCCACGGGAACACCGTTCACGCCCGTGATGATCGAGTAGCCGGGAATCCCCGCGTCGGCCGCGGGGTAGTCCTGGTAGACTCCCTGGACGAGCGGGACGGCAAGGGGCGCCGCCATCCCGAAGAGAAGGAACATCGCCGCAAAGCATGCGAGGCCGAAGACTATGTTGTTCGTGATCCCGGCGCCGAACATCCGGATCTTCGGCATCCCCCTGGCCGCTTCCACGTCTTCCTCGTCGGGCTCGACGAACGCCCCTATCGGGATGACGGCGATGAGGAGGCCCATGCTCTTGACCCGCATATTCTCGACCCGGGCGAGGATGGCGTGACCGAACTCGTGGATGACGATCGTGAGGAGGAGGCCGAGGAAGACGGCCGCGGTGATCGGGATCGCCTGGTTGACACCGGGTATCGCGAGGAGGTTTCTCGGGTCGTAGATCCCGGTCGGCTCCGGGGTATGCACCAGATACTGGGGAACCGCGACGAGCAGGGCGAGGGTCATGAAGGCCGAAACCACGACCACCAGCAGGACCCCGAGCGTCGCGTAAGCCCGAAGCACCGTTCCGAACTTCCGGAACCAGTCGAAGAAACCGACCCGTTCGGTCTTGATGGCGAGGATCGGGCCGAAGAACATGACGTGTTCCTTGAACAGTCCTCGTTCACGGATGTAATAAGCAATAAGGAGGTATGCCGCGACGAGGAGAAGGAGTATCTGGAGCCAGTTCATCACTCACGATTAGAGCGCGCGAGGCATAAAACCTTCCCGGTCACGTGAAATCCTGCATCGTCGTCTGACAGAGATTCGTGACCGTCTTCCAGCTCCGGCGGGCGCAGGCCGGCGGGCTTCCGTGAGAGCGGATGTAGCCCCGGAGGAACTCGATGGTCGCCGGGTCGGAGGGGTAGCCGCTCCCGATCGCTCCGTACTGCTGTTCGAGTTCCCGGATCGCCCGGTCACGGGTGACTTTCGCGACGACGCTCGCCGCGCCGACGACCTTGTGCCGGGCGTCGGCGTGGTGTTCTGCGACGATCTCGCAGGGATAGTCGAGGAGCTCCGCAACCGTCCGCCCGTAGCGTTCTGCGTTCACGTCGCAGGCGTCCACGTAGGCGTACTCCGGCTGGAGGCTCATGAGCGCCTCGGCGTGGAGTTCGGCCACGCAGGTGTTCATGCTCATCCTGCTCCGGGCATCATCGATCCCGGCGGCATCGATGGTGACGATCGCTATCGAAAAATCGCGGAAGAGAATCTCGTAGAGCGCCTCGCGCTGTTTCGGCCGGAGCACCTTCGAGTCCCTGATGGGAAGGGTCGCAAGATCTTCGATCTCGCGGCACCCGACGGCGGCGACTACCATCGGGCCGAGAACCGAACCCTTCCCCGCTTCGTCCACCCCGCAGATCACACAACCTGATTTATTCGCAAAGGTATTTCAATGCTGACGGTTGAATCCAGATGGATGTACACGATCATCATCGGCCTTGGGGGAATCGGCCGGAACCTGACTGCGATCGCCGTGAACGCCGGCGACTCCGTGGTGGTGATCGACCAGGACGAGGAACGCGCGAGCGATATCCTGGAGCACTACGACGTTCTCGCCATCACCGGGAACGCAACCGACAAATCGGTGCTCGAGGACGCGGGGATCGACCGGGCCGATGCTCTGGTCGCCACGACGAGCGACGACGCCGTGAACCTGATGACCTGCTGGCTCGCGAAACGCTACGAAGTCGGAAACGTCGTCTCGATCGTCAACCAGAAGGAGCACTCCGATCTCTTCAACGAGGTTGGGGTGAGGATCAGCGAGAACCCCGACGAGCTGGTGGCGACCCGGCTCTACTACTGGGCGAAGAGCCCGAACCTCCAGCAGGTCGCCTCGATCCCCGGCGGCACCATCTTCGAGATCGTCGCCGACGAGGGCGCGCCCATCGTCGACCACGAGATCCGCGAGCTCGAAGTCCGGGACTTCGTCTTCATCGCCATCCGGCGTGCCGGGGGCGACCTCATCATCCCGAGCGGCACCGTCCGTATCCGGCCGGGCGACGTCATCACGGTGTTCACGAAAAAAGAGGCGGAGACGGAGACCTTAAAGACCCTCAACAAGCAGTTGATACGCTCAGGATAGCGTATCTTTGAGTGCTTTGAGTTCGAGGAGCAGTTTCGGGTTCCGCTTGATCAGTTCCTTGATGAGACCCAGGACCGAGAACTCTTTGAGGCTGCTCTGGGCGATAGATTCCGCGAGGGTGTTGAGTTTCGCGTCGTCGAGGGTGACGAAGTACTCCTTGACCTTGTAGTTCCGCTCGAGGACCGTCCCCATCTTCGATGCCCGCCATTCTGCATCGTAGGGCATCAGGGCCTCTTTCGAGCAGTCGCCCGCCGCTATGCACTTCGATGCCACCTGTGCGGCGAGCCTTCCGGTATACATGGCGTTGCCGATCCCGCCGCCGGTGATGGGGTCGACGACCCTTGCCGCGTCCCCGGCGACCATGAGCCCATCGGCGACCGTGCAGGCGAGCGGCCGGCAGACCGGGACGCCGCCCGCGATCGCCTCGATTGTCTTGCCGTTCGGGAAGTTCTTTGCGACGAACCGGTCCAGGTAGTCCTTTGCCCGGGACCCGTCCCGGCTCTTGCGGCCGGAGATGCCGATCCCGACGTTTGCCGTCCGGTTGCCCTTCGGGAAGACCCAGAGGTAGCCTTCGGGCGCGATCTCGTTGCCCAGGTAGAAATCCGTCGAGCCTGCGTCGATGTCGATGTCGGTCATCAGGTACTGGGCGCAGCTCATCATCTCCCGGAGGGGGACGACGGTGTCGAGCCCGGCCCGGCGGGCAAACTGCGCTTCCGTGCCGTCGGCGGCGATGACCACCTCGGCCCGGATATCTGCCGGTATGCCGACCGAGAGCACCTTCGCACCCCGGACCGCTCCGTTCTCCATGATCGGTGCGGTCGCCCGGGTCTTGACGATCACGTCCGCCCCGGCCTCGGCCGCCTGCCAGACGAGCTCCCGGTCAAAGATTTTCCGGTCGAGGACGTAGCCGACCTCGTTTCCCGCTCTGTCCTGTTCGAGACTGATGGCGGTGCCGTTCGGTGAGATGATCCGGGCACGCTCGATATCGGCGGCAATCCAGCGTGGGTCGGGCTTGATGAACTCTTTTAAGAGTTCTTTGCCGATTCCCTCCGCACACCGGACGGGCGTGCCGATGGCGGCGCGCTTCTCGATGAGGCAGACCGTGTTTCCGGCTTCTGCTGCTGTCTTCGCCGCAAGAGCGCCGGCGGGCCCGCCCCCGATGATGAGGATATCGTAGTTATTCTTCATGGATGACCTCCAGTGCTCCGAGCGGGCACGCCCGTGCGCAGATACCGCAGGCGATGCACTCCCGCTCAAGGCTGAGGTACACATCGATCAGCTCGAGCGCATCCTCGGGACAGACTGCGACGCAGGTGCCGCAGTATCCACACTTGTCTCGGTTTATCCTGAGCATTGTACTCATAATGTCTTCTGTCCCGCAAAAACCTTTATGCTCCTCGCGCGAGTTGCAGCACCAGAATCTTCGTCCCTGATGCCGGATCTGTGCACCGTCGTCCCGCGCCGCCCGGAGCCGGGCGGCGAGACGGCCCACTGCTCCATTAAATAGGAGTTAGCACAAATTTATCTGGGTAACGTGAATGCCATGGGATTGAAGGGCGGACCAACGCAGGACGAAGTCATGGCCGTCTCGCTCGCAAAACTCGGCATCCTCCCGGGCGACCGGGTGGCCGATATCGGGTGCGGGACGGGAAAGATTGCTGTCGCTGCATCGAAGACGGCGGAGCGGGTCTACGCGATCGACCGCCGATCGGAGGCGATCGCGTATGCCCGGGCCGAGGCGGCTCGCGCCGGTGCAGAGAACATCGAGTTCTTCGAGGGCGATGCGGTGGAGATCCTCCCGGATCTGGGGGCGCTCGACGCCGCCTTTGTCGGGGGCTCCCGCCGCCTGCCGGAGGTCCTCGACCTCCTCGCCGACCGGGTGCGGGGAAAGATCGTCGTGAACGCGGTGATGGTCGGGACGCTTCATGAGGCGATAGCGAGCATGCAGCGTCTCGGGATCTTCGAGGAAGCCGTCCACCTCCAGGTCTCGCGGTCGGCGGGGATCGCCGGCGGGGTGATGTTCAAACCCATCAATCCCGTCTACATCGTCGTCGGGGGTGCCGGATGCTCGTAGGCGTGGGGCTCGGGCCCGGCGACCCGGAACTCCTGACCCTCAGGGCGGTCAGGCTCCTTCGCGAAGCATCGGCGGTCTTTGTCCCCGGAAATCTTGCCTACGACCTGGTGCGGCCGTACCGCCCCGACGCCGTCGTCCTCAACTTCCCGATGACGAACGACGAGGACTACATCAGAACGTGCATGGAAGAGAACGCCGACCGGATTGCGCCGCACGCAGCGGACGGTCTCTCGGTATTCGGGATCCTCGGCGACCCGAACTTTTACTCGACATTCTCGCGGCTCTGCGAGGTGATCGCTGCCCGTTACCCGGAAGTCGCGTTTGCGACCGAGCCCGGGATCAGTTCCATCACGGCGTTTGCGTCGGTCGCGAACGTCCCGGTGGCCGGCGGATTTCTTGTCTCCGACGGGAACGGGCCGGAATCCCGGATCTTCATGAAAGTCAGGAAGCCGGCGGCGCTCGCGGCCTCTCTCTCGGAGGAGGGCTACTCGGAGTTCGTCCTCGTCGAGCGGATGTTCATGCCGGAGCAGCGGGTCTACCGGGGGGGCGATCTCCCCGAGAAGAGCGACTACTTCTCGATCCTCTTTGCGAGGCGGCCGCATGCTTAAATTCTCCATCGTGGGTGCGGGGCCGGGGGCGCCCGACCTCATCACCGTCCGGGGGATGGACCTCCTCCGGCGGGCGGACGTCCTCATCTACGCGGGTTCGCTCGTGAACCCGGCACTCGTGGAGGAATCGGGCGCGGGCGTGAGACTCGACAGCTGGGGGATGACCCTTGACGAGATCGTCGATGCCATCGAAGAGCACGTCCGTGCCGGCAAACTCGTCGTCCGTCTCCACTCCGGCGACCCGGCGCTCTACGGCGCGATCGTGGAGCAGATGGCGGAACTCGAGCGGCGCGGGATCGAGGCCGAGATCGTCCCCGGGGTCTCGTCGCTCTTTGCGGCCGCGGCGGCCTTAAAGACCCAGTTCACCCTCCGCGACGTCTCCGAGAGCCTGATCGTCACCCGCCCGGCGGGAGCGACGCTTGAATCGGACCTGATCCCCGAGTTATCCCGGCTCGGACAGACGATGGTGGTCTTCCTCGGAACGGAGCGAATGGAGGAGATCCTCGCCCGGGTGGAGTGCCCGCCCGATACCCCGGCGGCGGTCGTCTACCACGCTTCCTGGCCCGACCAGAAAGTCGTCCGGGGAACGGTGGCCGACATCGCACAAAAGGCCCGGGCGGCCGGGATCGAGCGGACGGCGCTGATCGTGATCGGGCGAGTGGTGGATCCGGCAACGTCCGGGTTCGGGAGGTCGGTCCTCTACTCATGACCGGGACAGTCGTGATCGCGCTCGAGCGGTTCCTCCCCGACGCCCGCCGGATCGCGGACGCTCTCGGTGCCGACGTCCTCTCCTACGGCCCGGACGTGTTCCGGGCGGCGTTTGCCGGCTACGGCCGGATCGTCGCCCTGATGTCGGCCGGGATCGCCGTCCGGGGGATAGCGCCCCTCCTCACCGACAAGTGGCGCGACCCGGCGGTGGTGGTGGTCGGGCCGGACCTCCGCTACGCCGTCCCGGTCGTCGGCGGGCACCACGGCGGAAACGACCTTGCCCGGGAACTCGCCGCTCTCGGGATCGAGCCGGTGATCACGACCGCGACCGAGACCCGGGGGCGGGAATCGGTCGAGGGGCTTGCCGCCCGCACGGGGTGCGAGATCGTGAACCGCGACTCCACCCGGGCGGTGAACGCCGCGATGCTGGACGGTGACGTTCCCCTCTACGCCGTCGCCGGCCCAGGGTTCGTCGTCGCGGGCCCGGGTGTCTCCCTCCTCGTCAGGAAGGGCGAGCACGTCGTCGGCGTCGGGTGCCGCAAGGGCGTCGACGCGGCCGAGGTGGAAGAAGCCGTCCGGCGGGCACTTCGTGAGGCCGGGATCGCCCCGGACGAGGTTCTCGTCTACGCGACGACCGCAAAAAAGCGCGGCGAGGCGGGGCTTCTCGATGCCGTCGCGAACCTGGGCGGCAACCTCGTCTTCTTAGACGACGGGACATTGAACGCACAGGAGGCTCCGTCGCCCTCGCGGGCCCCGCTGATCGGGCTTGCCGGGGTCGCGGAACCCGCGGCTCTCGCGATCGCGAAGCGCAAAGTTCTGGTTCTCGTCAAACAGACATATGGTGGTGTCACTGTTGCAATCGCACGATAGCGGCGGAGGAAGGCTGTACATCGTCGGCACCGGCCCCGGCAACCTGCTGCAGATGACGCCCCGCGCCTTGAAAGCCCTCGGCGAGGCCGACTGCGTCATCGGCAACGGGTTCTACCTCGATCTCGTCGAGCCGATGCTCGCCGGGAAAGAGGTCGTCCGGAGCAGTATGGGCAAGGAGGTCGACCGGGCGGCAAAAGCGCTCGACCTCGCGCGCGACCGTGTCGTCGCGATGGTGAGCGGCGGCGACGCCGGGGTCTACGGGATGGCGAGCATCGTCCTCGAGGTGGCCGAACGGTCGGGCTCGACGGTCGCGGTCGCGGTCGTCCCCGGGATCACGGCAGCGGTCTCGGCGGCGGCACGGCTCGGTTCGCCGCTCTCGGGCGACTACGTCACGATGAGCCTCTCGGATCTCCTGACCCCCCGGGAGGAGATCGAGCGGAGGCTCGACCTCGCGTTCCGGATGCGGGTGCCGGTCGTCCTCTACAACCCCCGTTCGAGAGGAAGGCCGCACAACCTTGAT comes from the Methanoculleus marisnigri JR1 genome and includes:
- a CDS encoding SPFH domain-containing protein, whose amino-acid sequence is MLFTGEGPLTGLITVFLIIVIIIIFARGVVIVQPYEQGLQIRLGRYIGRMNPGFRWVVPLITVVKKLDLRTEVMDVPRQEVITKDNSPTNVDAIVYVRIIDPEKAYFEVMNYRSATVALAQTSLRGIIGDMELDEVLYNRDVINARLRDILDRETDAWGVKVERVEIKEVDPVGAVKQAMTEQTAAERERRAAILRADGEKRAAILKAEGSRQSIILEAEGERQSKILRAEGERLSKILQAQGEAQGLRILSVGARPLDKRAITVLSLDALKKMAEGQATKIIFPFELSSIVKQAAEYLGATTEAPEVPEGGELPPEDILGEIPGRDVVRTAEEAVKSIDTDIGVEMQKKSRDLIGKGEDEGL
- a CDS encoding NfeD family protein, which encodes MLAEGITLGWMLIVLGAVLLLVEVYQPGFFIAVPATVMIILGVLLLLGVDILSSPWGLVVGVLAAIVAASVTVWLYGRLTPGQEPPTTLSRDSLVGLEGTVVVPVDPETLVGKVRLGSMEWSARSESGEIPVGRKVIVVRSEGVHVVVKEVV
- a CDS encoding MarC family protein: MDLITEIAGFVGLTLVAVASITAVMNPASTTAVFTALTEGMTPDERRQVILTTVRISFIVLAFFALTGQLVFSIFNITVPAFQIAGGILLVTVATGMLGSRGESYQAGDLENIAIVPLAFPLSCGPGTITAVILLTSAGASSLIAVFLGIAVALVISYVGMLYGPRIFAFIGEGGLRVVPKLMAVIVLAIAIQFIISGIAEAMPQLLSNVDFGGDAGTE
- a CDS encoding phosphatase PAP2 family protein, encoding MTDVQIALIQALQTHATWLEAPMLFFSALGEPEFYLLVILILYWCWDTRLGLRLALLMGITGGLNEALKVAFHLPRPYWVSPEVRAFGSHPSFGLPSAHAQGSASFWGLLAADARRRWVWAFAAGTVFLIGGSRVFLGVHFPIDVLVGWTIGAAVLLAFLALEGPVGRRVAALPLSGKVLAAFAGSLALAIASFAALAALGDWEVPASWAAGALERSGEPINPLLLLDAVTASGLFFGFAAGAAADRHPGSMCARGKGSVRLFRYAFGILIIGAIWYGLGLFVPQDAVPAAYLFQYLRAAVAGAWVSFGAPAFFARYGPGT
- a CDS encoding site-2 protease family protein encodes the protein MNWLQILLLLVAAYLLIAYYIRERGLFKEHVMFFGPILAIKTERVGFFDWFRKFGTVLRAYATLGVLLVVVVSAFMTLALLVAVPQYLVHTPEPTGIYDPRNLLAIPGVNQAIPITAAVFLGLLLTIVIHEFGHAILARVENMRVKSMGLLIAVIPIGAFVEPDEEDVEAARGMPKIRMFGAGITNNIVFGLACFAAMFLLFGMAAPLAVPLVQGVYQDYPAADAGIPGYSIITGVNGVPVASQEEIAAIMDGTRPGETVTLTAAKDGVESTYTLTLSEWPEALNGDRDSGFMGVYYYSAPAVKEHIGNIADLGLLAPLYLTIAPIDAFIQGNTQQLGILLTDTPEQIAWEEPFPLFWGTVHLLFWTGWFNLLVGMFNAIPIVPLDGGYMMKEGVERFFERRGWSQYAQRVVASISGFVTVMLILLITMPMIVAALRFVLTMG
- a CDS encoding DUF3303 domain-containing protein; its protein translation is MLFVLWYQFEPEHAHQVLELWKHFKFPSDVNVLQRYLLIGRHMSVAVFEAPDERSILKITAPFSSYGVAHVVPAMTLEEAIKTV
- the rnhB gene encoding ribonuclease HII — translated: MICGVDEAGKGSVLGPMVVAAVGCREIEDLATLPIRDSKVLRPKQREALYEILFRDFSIAIVTIDAAGIDDARSRMSMNTCVAELHAEALMSLQPEYAYVDACDVNAERYGRTVAELLDYPCEIVAEHHADARHKVVGAASVVAKVTRDRAIRELEQQYGAIGSGYPSDPATIEFLRGYIRSHGSPPACARRSWKTVTNLCQTTMQDFT
- a CDS encoding potassium channel family protein, which produces MYTIIIGLGGIGRNLTAIAVNAGDSVVVIDQDEERASDILEHYDVLAITGNATDKSVLEDAGIDRADALVATTSDDAVNLMTCWLAKRYEVGNVVSIVNQKEHSDLFNEVGVRISENPDELVATRLYYWAKSPNLQQVASIPGGTIFEIVADEGAPIVDHEIRELEVRDFVFIAIRRAGGDLIIPSGTVRIRPGDVITVFTKKEAETETLKTLNKQLIRSG